The following proteins are co-located in the Echinicola sp. 20G genome:
- a CDS encoding DUF3472 domain-containing protein: MKRFNYTVIPIFVLIFCTSCAAEDVSPIIDEPDSTETETVYANRQLIPANKSYMEPWDGQNPAMSYNPDADQDIVEDWISVDHNLVGYYELTPGKYITGISLKIADGGETDFQLKITSPNDESFQEISNAVVSGSGSFQETLFDTIQISQKGFYRFELDPISKTGVQVAEVDDFIFLTDKGSARYAKWLSSPSVHLSFKPGDQVAREYDWLYGEINVPQNADPMYTFYMCLGFYRGYFGIQVNSASERRVLFSVWDSSDVPDDREDVNPEDLVTLIDKGEEVYAGGFGNEGTGGQSYWKYPWETAVPVKFIMNVRRNNDNTVLLSAWFKDVEAEGWKYMATWKAPKEQRYFDGFYSFLENFGNRNGQELRMAEYYNMWGKEVDGNWINFNKASMTHTDGVPEGRDDYAGGLLQGSSSKFYMSSGGYTHADEQSVSFANIQTNTPGADLSVLTARVDEALDNQVVPFDKDNWSVIDFSSEETSGEGADNGRAADAIDENPATFWHSQWAGGNPGYPHYITLDLGASREAKGLVIQNRSKQNGRPKTIEVEVSADNSTWTSLETLSIPLDGGAVNFNAPATFQYIKLTITEGHHDGTESEFFVHVAEIGLY; the protein is encoded by the coding sequence ATGAAACGATTCAATTATACAGTTATTCCAATATTTGTTTTAATTTTTTGTACTTCCTGTGCAGCAGAGGATGTCAGTCCTATTATTGATGAGCCGGACTCCACTGAAACTGAGACGGTATATGCTAATAGGCAATTGATTCCTGCCAATAAGTCGTATATGGAACCTTGGGATGGTCAAAACCCTGCGATGAGTTATAACCCTGATGCAGATCAGGACATAGTAGAGGATTGGATATCCGTTGACCATAATTTGGTAGGGTATTATGAATTGACCCCTGGGAAATACATTACGGGCATATCGTTAAAGATTGCTGATGGGGGAGAGACTGATTTCCAATTGAAAATTACTTCACCAAACGATGAGAGTTTTCAGGAAATTTCCAATGCAGTAGTAAGTGGTTCCGGAAGTTTTCAGGAAACGCTATTTGACACTATCCAAATCAGTCAAAAAGGTTTTTATAGGTTTGAGTTAGACCCTATCTCCAAGACAGGTGTCCAAGTGGCAGAGGTGGATGACTTTATTTTTCTAACTGATAAGGGATCGGCTAGGTATGCCAAATGGTTGTCCTCTCCTTCAGTTCATTTGAGTTTTAAGCCGGGTGATCAAGTTGCTAGGGAGTATGATTGGTTGTATGGAGAAATTAATGTTCCCCAAAATGCTGATCCAATGTACACTTTTTACATGTGCCTGGGATTTTATAGAGGATACTTTGGGATTCAAGTCAATAGTGCCTCAGAAAGAAGGGTGCTTTTTTCTGTTTGGGATAGCTCGGATGTGCCAGATGATCGTGAGGATGTGAACCCTGAGGATTTGGTGACTTTGATTGACAAAGGTGAGGAGGTTTACGCAGGTGGCTTTGGAAATGAAGGAACTGGAGGGCAGTCTTATTGGAAGTATCCCTGGGAAACGGCCGTTCCTGTCAAATTTATCATGAATGTGAGAAGAAACAATGACAACACAGTGTTGTTGTCTGCTTGGTTTAAGGATGTAGAGGCTGAAGGCTGGAAATACATGGCCACGTGGAAAGCCCCTAAAGAGCAGCGGTATTTTGATGGATTCTATTCTTTCTTAGAAAACTTCGGAAACAGAAATGGACAAGAACTCCGTATGGCTGAATATTACAATATGTGGGGAAAGGAAGTAGATGGAAACTGGATCAACTTCAATAAAGCCAGTATGACACATACAGACGGAGTGCCAGAGGGTAGAGATGATTATGCAGGAGGGCTTTTACAAGGATCATCCAGTAAGTTTTATATGAGCTCTGGAGGTTACACTCATGCTGATGAGCAATCTGTCAGCTTTGCAAATATACAAACCAATACACCGGGTGCTGATCTTTCCGTTTTGACAGCTCGAGTAGATGAAGCACTGGACAATCAAGTTGTTCCTTTTGATAAAGATAATTGGTCTGTAATTGATTTTTCTTCAGAAGAGACATCTGGAGAAGGGGCTGATAATGGTCGTGCAGCGGACGCCATTGATGAAAACCCAGCTACTTTTTGGCACAGTCAATGGGCAGGAGGTAACCCAGGGTATCCCCATTATATCACTTTGGATTTAGGAGCTTCAAGGGAAGCAAAAGGACTGGTTATACAAAATAGGTCCAAACAGAATGGAAGGCCTAAAACTATTGAAGTAGAAGTAAGTGCAGATAATTCCACGTGGACTTCTTTGGAAACCCTTAGTATCCCATTGGATGGAGGTGCTGTTAATTTTAACGCTCCCGCTACCTTCCAATACATCAAGTTGACAATTACAGAAGGTCATCATGATGGAACAGAAAGTGAATTCTTTGTGCACGTTGCTGAAATAGGACTTTACTAA
- a CDS encoding RNA polymerase sigma factor: MIERSLDIELINRMRHDDTAAFREVFEKYWEQLYAATFKRLASQPLSEDIVQEVFADIWKRRKTLRIKTNFQSYLHTAVKYHVYKAIEQRKWDGSLERIHQSHLGSKSNEVEFDELFDQLEVALEKLPERQQLIFKMSRFEGLKCKEIAEKLQLSQQTVHNNLHKSLSSLRVELKDYAPLFFLMLVAAN, encoded by the coding sequence ATGATAGAAAGAAGCCTCGATATTGAACTTATTAATCGAATGCGACATGATGATACTGCCGCTTTTAGAGAAGTTTTTGAAAAGTATTGGGAACAATTGTATGCTGCTACTTTTAAAAGGCTGGCGTCTCAGCCACTATCAGAGGATATTGTCCAAGAGGTTTTTGCAGATATATGGAAAAGAAGAAAAACGCTCAGGATAAAGACCAACTTTCAGAGTTACTTACATACTGCAGTCAAGTATCACGTTTATAAAGCCATAGAGCAAAGAAAATGGGATGGTAGTTTGGAAAGAATCCATCAGTCGCATCTTGGATCAAAATCCAATGAGGTTGAATTTGATGAGTTATTTGATCAGCTGGAAGTAGCCTTGGAAAAATTACCGGAGAGACAGCAACTGATTTTTAAGATGAGCAGGTTTGAAGGACTCAAATGTAAAGAAATAGCAGAGAAGCTTCAGTTGTCTCAACAGACCGTTCATAACAACCTCCACAAATCGCTCAGCTCATTACGAGTGGAGTTAAAGGACTATGCTCCTTTGTTTTTTTTAATGCTTGTTGCTGCAAATTGA
- a CDS encoding discoidin domain-containing protein codes for MKRHNILYWTLAAILSMAALSSCENDEAEISPYAQIYMPQAIDKPYQHTLVLKDSAQALVFGAAYGSPDILNTTMGVQFAVAPEMVDTYNQENGTNYDMAPEGSYELSGNQVSIDGEQMRSEALKVWVTPTNGFDFETKYLLPVTIKSVQSELPINESLRTTYFLIDAEPPVYEAFSRASWTVLSVSSEEVSGEGENNGHAKHTLDDNIDTFWHTQWQGALPGLPHDIAVDMGESKLVNGFSFIQRQNRGTGNVNAIFVELSEDGTNWEQVEIFPGNLPDDNNNNPVFLKSPQNARYFRVTITSTHGNTQFTHLAEIYGF; via the coding sequence ATGAAAAGACATAATATATTGTATTGGACGCTTGCAGCTATCCTTAGTATGGCTGCATTGTCCTCTTGCGAAAATGACGAGGCTGAAATCAGCCCTTATGCGCAAATTTATATGCCTCAGGCCATTGATAAGCCTTATCAACATACTTTGGTGCTGAAAGATAGTGCACAGGCTTTGGTTTTTGGAGCTGCTTATGGCTCTCCTGATATTCTGAATACAACTATGGGGGTTCAGTTTGCGGTAGCTCCTGAAATGGTAGATACCTATAATCAGGAAAATGGGACCAATTATGATATGGCTCCAGAAGGGAGCTATGAGTTGTCAGGTAATCAGGTGTCGATAGATGGAGAACAAATGCGATCAGAAGCCTTGAAGGTATGGGTTACTCCAACTAATGGCTTTGATTTTGAGACCAAATACTTACTGCCTGTGACAATTAAGTCTGTGCAAAGTGAATTGCCTATAAATGAGTCCTTGCGGACTACTTATTTCTTGATAGATGCAGAGCCTCCTGTTTATGAAGCGTTTAGTAGAGCCTCTTGGACTGTTTTATCCGTGTCCTCTGAAGAGGTGTCAGGAGAAGGTGAAAACAATGGGCATGCAAAGCATACCTTGGATGATAATATTGATACATTTTGGCATACGCAGTGGCAAGGGGCATTACCTGGCTTGCCGCACGACATAGCAGTTGATATGGGAGAAAGTAAGTTGGTAAATGGGTTTTCATTTATCCAAAGGCAAAATAGAGGAACCGGAAATGTGAATGCAATATTTGTGGAACTAAGTGAAGATGGAACAAACTGGGAACAAGTAGAGATTTTTCCAGGAAATCTTCCAGACGATAATAACAATAACCCAGTGTTCTTAAAGAGTCCCCAAAACGCCAGGTATTTTAGGGTGACGATCACGAGCACTCATGGTAATACACAATTTACGCACCTAGCTGAGATATACGGATTCTAA
- a CDS encoding RagB/SusD family nutrient uptake outer membrane protein — MKNKINKVVLGLSMAGALTVSSCNYLDIVPDDVSTVEDAFKRPNEAMNFLYSLYGFMPAENDMFSAIALWGTDEMVTPWDRSHYYAKRMMRGELNATDPFFDYWTPSGEIDMYDGIRQCYIFLNNIDDTPGFTASEITRMKGEATFLIAYYHFNLLRQYGPIVLMENEVPFDAPEEVYFAARKPYDVCVDFIAGKFDEAVDLLPNNVASSSEAGRVTKVIAQSIKARMLLYAASPLFNGNSEFYDGFTNKDGTPLMNTSYSEEKWLRAAEEIKKAIDQAEAMGIKLYEHTAVEGGTDEQGKYNYRYSMVEPWNEELIWGYSIPEGYYGWQRHSMPRVAGAAYNGQAPSISMVEKYYTKNGLPIDVDPEFDYEDRYDMADSTIALHRNREPRFYASIAFDRGTFMANSDEVVMYLREGEQHGWSSGQNNYSPTGYLVQKGVHPETIITASQNQVVNYPWPLVRLGELYLDYAEALNEYYGSARHTEVTSYLDDIRTRSGVPTIAESWALVGKSSFSKEEMREIIKQERNIELAFEGHRAWDVRRWKEGVEEFDVAAQGLNITANSSEEFYKVVNTENRVFNSPSYYLFPIRISELEINQSLVQNPGW; from the coding sequence ATGAAAAATAAGATAAATAAAGTTGTTTTGGGTCTTTCCATGGCTGGCGCTTTGACAGTGAGTTCATGTAACTATTTGGATATTGTCCCTGATGATGTAAGTACTGTTGAGGATGCCTTTAAGCGTCCCAATGAAGCGATGAATTTTCTTTACTCGCTCTATGGATTTATGCCTGCTGAGAATGATATGTTCAGTGCGATTGCTTTGTGGGGTACTGATGAGATGGTGACTCCGTGGGACCGCTCTCATTACTATGCCAAAAGGATGATGAGAGGAGAGTTAAATGCAACAGATCCATTTTTTGACTATTGGACTCCTAGTGGTGAAATCGATATGTATGATGGGATCAGACAGTGCTATATTTTCCTTAATAACATTGACGATACCCCAGGTTTTACAGCTTCTGAGATTACCAGAATGAAAGGAGAGGCTACATTTTTGATCGCTTATTACCATTTCAATCTATTGAGACAGTATGGGCCAATTGTTCTTATGGAAAATGAGGTTCCATTTGATGCTCCTGAGGAAGTTTATTTTGCAGCAAGAAAACCATATGATGTTTGTGTGGATTTTATCGCAGGTAAATTTGATGAGGCGGTAGACTTATTGCCAAATAATGTCGCTTCATCCAGTGAAGCTGGAAGGGTGACCAAGGTAATTGCCCAGTCCATAAAAGCTAGAATGCTATTGTATGCGGCCAGTCCTTTGTTCAATGGAAATTCAGAGTTTTACGATGGTTTCACAAACAAAGACGGAACGCCTTTGATGAACACCAGTTATTCGGAAGAGAAATGGTTGCGAGCTGCGGAAGAAATAAAAAAAGCAATAGACCAGGCAGAAGCCATGGGGATCAAGCTGTATGAACATACTGCAGTAGAAGGAGGAACAGACGAGCAAGGTAAGTACAACTACCGTTATTCAATGGTTGAGCCTTGGAATGAGGAATTGATTTGGGGGTACAGCATACCAGAGGGATATTATGGTTGGCAGCGTCACAGCATGCCTAGGGTAGCTGGTGCAGCTTATAATGGTCAAGCTCCTTCTATTTCTATGGTTGAAAAATACTACACCAAAAACGGGCTACCAATAGATGTCGATCCGGAGTTTGATTATGAGGATCGCTATGATATGGCTGATAGTACCATTGCATTGCATCGAAACAGAGAGCCTAGGTTTTATGCTTCCATAGCCTTTGATAGAGGAACTTTTATGGCCAACAGTGATGAAGTGGTGATGTACTTGAGAGAAGGAGAGCAGCATGGTTGGAGCAGTGGACAAAATAATTATTCTCCAACAGGCTATTTGGTTCAAAAAGGAGTTCATCCTGAAACCATTATTACAGCAAGTCAAAACCAAGTGGTCAACTATCCTTGGCCATTGGTGAGGTTGGGTGAACTTTATTTGGACTATGCAGAAGCATTGAATGAATATTATGGGTCAGCTAGACACACCGAGGTAACTAGTTATTTGGATGACATCCGAACCCGTTCGGGTGTACCAACCATTGCTGAATCATGGGCTTTAGTAGGTAAATCCAGTTTTAGCAAAGAAGAAATGCGAGAGATCATCAAGCAAGAAAGAAATATTGAACTCGCATTTGAAGGACACAGGGCTTGGGATGTAAGAAGGTGGAAAGAAGGGGTAGAAGAATTTGATGTTGCTGCACAAGGCTTGAATATTACTGCCAATTCTTCTGAGGAGTTTTATAAGGTAGTCAACACAGAAAATAGGGTGTTCAATTCACCTTCTTATTACCTGTTTCCAATTAGAATTTCCGAGTTGGAGATCAACCAAAGTTTAGTTCAAAATCCGGGATGGTAA
- a CDS encoding TonB-dependent receptor encodes MKKNLLILLMRVTTRMLCLAAIIGLSMTVSLAGNLSAQNLKDTFVKVDSRQYTLQSLIRLIEEQTDFNFSYKGDFDLSYQISLNQKSNDLRSILGEVKKQSPYSYKQINNSIGLSLKQQGATPSIIQDERKIRGVVMDKSGVTIPGANIIEVGTTNGTATDIDGNFEITLTTTSPVIKVSFVGYQSLEVNIGASSVYEIVLEEDQEALDEVVVVGFGEQKKVSVVGSVTTIKPKELKIPTSNLSQSFAGRLSGVVAVQRSGEPGRDAAQFWIRGLATFGNTNPLVFMDGIEISIGDMNSIDPMNIENFSILKDASATAIYGARGANGVILIETKRGEILDKPQVNIMMENSFMSPTKLPEFADAVTFMEMYNTARRNQNPFQPAKYTEEKIQGTRDGLDPYVFPNVDWMDELFKDYSTRQYANVNVRGGGTMAKYYMAVSYYKDQGILRKTDVNDFNNNIDQNRYNFVNNITVNVSPTTELELNLNADIIDYNGPAVDASGIFGNVMNSNPVRFPVTYPAQEETGYIWFGNKTGGFVNNAFYNPYADLVKGYKERNNSTLLSTVRIRQNLDVVTKGLSFAGLASFKNWTSSQITRSYEPYFYEMTGYEFDEATGQYTYDLGLIGQGGREALAQSGSNNGDRSLFFQASLNYNRSFEKHDVGGLLVYLQRQYNTNIVGGDLTASLPSRNQGISGRVTYAYDERYLLEANFGYNGSENFIEGKRFGFFPSVAFGYVLSNEAFFAGLTNTFSLLKIRGSFGISGNDRIGDERFPYLSNVNLSAGDGAGYTFGENFNNSRNGVVINRYANPDITWEEGKKLNLGMDLELFSKLMLNVDVFKEIRSGIFMQRNTVPGTIGVGDAKPYANLGKVENKGIDLTLAYNQSFSQDLMVSTRGTFTFARNKILEIDEPNRLYPYLSRVGQPINQLWGLQAERLFIDQAEIDASSTQTFSGQYYPGDIKYTDVSKEYDGFDQIDANDRVPMGHPSVPEITYGFGVNVIYKKFDFGVLFQGVANTSFFINNIQPFAQNERNVLKAIADDYWTEENQNFNAFYPRLSEFDNPNNTQNSSWWLRDGAFVRLKNAEIGYQYNPKVRFYSNGVNLMTFSKFKLWDPEQGGGNGLGYPPQRVINIGVQINL; translated from the coding sequence ATGAAAAAAAATCTACTTATCCTGCTTATGAGGGTAACCACAAGAATGCTATGTCTCGCTGCAATCATTGGACTTTCGATGACCGTCAGCTTAGCGGGGAACCTAAGTGCTCAAAACCTGAAAGACACTTTTGTGAAGGTGGACAGCCGACAGTATACCCTGCAGTCTTTGATCAGGCTGATCGAAGAACAAACTGATTTTAATTTCTCTTATAAAGGGGATTTTGACCTGAGCTATCAGATTAGCCTAAATCAAAAAAGCAATGATTTAAGGTCGATACTAGGAGAAGTGAAAAAACAATCTCCTTACAGCTACAAACAAATCAATAATTCGATAGGCTTAAGCTTAAAACAGCAAGGTGCTACACCATCTATAATACAAGATGAGCGAAAGATTCGTGGTGTAGTGATGGATAAAAGCGGAGTAACTATTCCGGGAGCAAACATCATAGAAGTCGGTACTACAAATGGTACAGCCACGGATATAGATGGAAACTTTGAAATTACCTTGACCACCACCAGTCCTGTTATTAAAGTTTCATTTGTTGGATACCAATCACTTGAGGTAAACATTGGAGCTTCCAGTGTTTATGAAATTGTTTTAGAAGAAGATCAGGAAGCTTTGGATGAAGTGGTCGTGGTAGGTTTTGGCGAGCAGAAGAAAGTATCTGTGGTAGGATCTGTAACGACTATCAAACCTAAAGAGCTAAAAATACCTACCTCGAACCTTTCCCAATCATTTGCGGGAAGACTTTCAGGGGTAGTTGCCGTACAGCGTTCTGGTGAACCAGGTAGAGATGCTGCCCAGTTTTGGATCAGAGGTCTGGCCACTTTTGGAAATACCAATCCTTTGGTGTTTATGGACGGAATAGAGATTTCCATTGGAGATATGAACAGTATTGATCCCATGAATATTGAAAACTTCTCTATCCTTAAAGATGCTTCTGCGACGGCTATCTATGGTGCCAGAGGTGCCAATGGTGTGATTTTGATCGAAACCAAAAGAGGGGAGATTTTAGATAAGCCTCAGGTGAATATCATGATGGAAAACTCATTTATGAGTCCTACCAAATTGCCAGAGTTTGCGGATGCAGTGACTTTTATGGAGATGTACAATACCGCAAGAAGAAATCAAAACCCTTTTCAGCCGGCCAAATACACCGAAGAAAAAATTCAAGGTACAAGGGACGGTTTGGATCCATATGTTTTTCCTAATGTGGACTGGATGGATGAACTGTTCAAAGATTACTCTACCCGCCAGTATGCCAATGTGAATGTTCGTGGTGGAGGTACGATGGCTAAATACTACATGGCAGTATCCTATTATAAAGACCAAGGGATTTTACGTAAAACTGATGTCAATGATTTCAATAATAACATTGACCAGAACCGCTATAATTTTGTCAATAACATCACTGTCAACGTTTCTCCAACAACAGAACTGGAGCTGAACCTCAATGCAGATATCATTGACTACAATGGTCCGGCGGTAGATGCTTCTGGGATTTTTGGAAATGTGATGAATTCAAACCCTGTTCGTTTTCCAGTAACCTATCCAGCTCAAGAAGAAACGGGGTATATCTGGTTTGGAAATAAGACTGGTGGTTTTGTAAACAATGCATTTTATAACCCTTACGCTGATTTGGTAAAAGGGTATAAGGAAAGAAACAATTCAACCTTGCTTTCGACAGTCCGAATCAGACAAAACCTAGATGTGGTGACCAAGGGGCTTTCATTTGCTGGGTTGGCTTCTTTTAAAAATTGGACTTCTTCACAAATCACCAGATCGTACGAACCTTATTTCTATGAAATGACTGGTTATGAGTTTGATGAAGCAACTGGTCAATATACTTATGATTTGGGACTGATCGGACAGGGCGGACGTGAAGCTTTGGCACAGTCGGGTTCAAATAATGGGGACAGATCACTTTTTTTCCAAGCTTCTTTAAACTACAACCGTTCTTTTGAGAAGCATGATGTGGGAGGCCTTTTGGTGTATTTACAAAGGCAATATAATACCAACATTGTAGGAGGTGATTTGACAGCTTCTCTTCCAAGTAGAAACCAAGGGATCTCAGGGAGGGTAACTTATGCTTATGACGAAAGATATTTGCTAGAGGCCAACTTTGGTTATAATGGATCGGAAAACTTTATAGAGGGAAAACGCTTTGGTTTCTTTCCATCTGTAGCTTTTGGGTATGTGCTGAGCAATGAAGCGTTTTTTGCAGGCCTGACCAATACTTTTAGTTTGTTGAAAATAAGAGGTTCCTTTGGTATTTCAGGTAATGATCGTATTGGTGACGAGAGATTCCCATATCTAAGTAATGTAAACTTGAGCGCCGGTGATGGAGCAGGATATACCTTTGGGGAGAACTTTAATAATTCGAGAAATGGGGTGGTTATCAATCGTTATGCTAATCCTGATATCACTTGGGAAGAAGGCAAGAAGCTAAACCTCGGAATGGACTTGGAACTTTTCAGTAAGTTGATGTTGAATGTTGATGTCTTCAAAGAGATCAGAAGCGGGATTTTTATGCAAAGAAATACTGTGCCTGGTACTATCGGGGTGGGTGATGCGAAGCCTTATGCCAATTTGGGTAAGGTTGAAAACAAGGGCATTGACCTTACTTTAGCTTATAATCAGTCTTTCAGCCAAGACCTAATGGTTTCGACAAGAGGTACCTTTACTTTTGCCAGAAACAAAATTCTTGAAATCGACGAACCTAATAGGTTATATCCATACTTGTCAAGAGTAGGGCAACCCATCAACCAATTGTGGGGATTGCAGGCAGAGAGGTTGTTTATTGACCAAGCTGAAATAGATGCCTCCTCCACCCAGACTTTTAGTGGACAGTACTACCCTGGAGATATCAAGTACACTGATGTTTCTAAAGAGTATGATGGTTTTGATCAAATTGATGCCAATGACCGGGTTCCAATGGGGCACCCTTCAGTGCCGGAGATCACTTATGGTTTTGGTGTAAACGTAATCTATAAGAAATTTGACTTTGGAGTGCTTTTCCAAGGTGTGGCCAATACCTCTTTCTTTATCAATAATATTCAGCCTTTTGCTCAAAACGAAAGAAATGTGCTGAAAGCGATAGCTGATGACTATTGGACTGAGGAAAACCAGAATTTCAATGCTTTCTATCCTCGACTTTCAGAATTTGATAATCCAAACAATACCCAAAATTCTTCTTGGTGGTTGCGTGATGGCGCTTTTGTCAGATTGAAAAATGCAGAAATAGGTTACCAATATAATCCGAAAGTTAGGTTCTATTCCAATGGTGTGAATTTAATGACCTTTAGCAAGTTCAAACTATGGGATCCAGAGCAAGGTGGAGGAAATGGTTTGGGATACCCACCACAGCGAGTGATCAATATTGGTGTTCAAATTAACCTTTAA
- a CDS encoding discoidin domain-containing protein codes for MKKSMIKYIYGLLILGLATSCMEDDEVKLPDGPNNIQAEAGYGEVVFSWDFPQDPNVVFVKVAYQNSAGENKHQKFSQYAENAVIAGLEERAYDFEISLGDKSGNLSNSTIVSVTPNKPPHLFVAETVELIPDFGSVKVLWENVTEREVAVNISYTDVNGQPQTEVFNSSAVEGIGEISDVAVEEQSFVVYVANSEGARSEEVSMTLAPYEEEIFDKSDWEIVDFSSEEAVGEGSANGQAIFVLDGDVSTFWHSQWYGASPAFPHHFTIDMKEVKVVSRVELFRRQNNGTGMTKFRIEGSLDNESWEVLGEFDFDNQTNDGQRYRLPSNPEIRYIKMVATEGPNNYTHLGEFNVFGQ; via the coding sequence ATGAAAAAGAGCATGATTAAATATATATATGGGTTATTGATTTTGGGCTTAGCCACTTCTTGTATGGAAGATGATGAGGTGAAACTGCCAGATGGCCCAAATAATATTCAAGCGGAAGCTGGATATGGAGAAGTGGTTTTTAGCTGGGATTTTCCACAAGACCCAAATGTGGTATTTGTGAAAGTGGCCTATCAAAACTCTGCTGGGGAAAACAAACACCAAAAGTTTAGTCAGTATGCAGAGAATGCAGTGATTGCAGGTTTGGAGGAGCGAGCGTATGATTTTGAAATTAGTCTGGGAGATAAAAGTGGTAATCTATCGAATTCGACGATAGTCTCCGTTACTCCCAACAAGCCGCCTCACCTTTTTGTGGCAGAAACTGTGGAGCTTATACCAGATTTTGGTAGCGTGAAAGTGCTTTGGGAAAATGTTACCGAGAGAGAAGTGGCGGTAAATATAAGTTATACTGATGTTAATGGTCAGCCACAGACAGAGGTGTTTAACTCCAGTGCAGTGGAAGGTATAGGTGAAATTTCGGATGTTGCAGTTGAGGAGCAGAGTTTTGTAGTTTATGTGGCTAATTCCGAAGGTGCACGTTCCGAAGAGGTTTCCATGACATTAGCACCTTATGAAGAGGAGATCTTCGATAAAAGCGACTGGGAAATAGTTGACTTTTCTTCCGAGGAAGCTGTTGGAGAAGGATCCGCAAATGGACAAGCCATTTTTGTGTTAGATGGCGATGTAAGTACTTTCTGGCATTCCCAATGGTATGGTGCTTCTCCCGCATTTCCCCATCATTTCACCATCGATATGAAAGAGGTGAAAGTGGTGAGTAGAGTAGAATTGTTTAGAAGACAAAACAATGGAACGGGAATGACTAAGTTCAGGATCGAAGGAAGTTTGGATAATGAAAGTTGGGAAGTATTGGGAGAGTTTGATTTCGATAATCAGACCAATGATGGTCAAAGGTATCGTTTACCATCGAATCCGGAAATTCGCTATATCAAAATGGTGGCTACCGAAGGTCCTAATAATTATACACATTTAGGCGAATTCAATGTTTTTGGACAGTAA
- a CDS encoding FecR family protein, with amino-acid sequence MNDENLNKKRLRQLVNKLFKAQITEEEKQLLDDWYLSKEKEEPVVYTDLSKEEYKEKLYQATLDKIKKGDTKRKGGLTFLTKLAASVSIICVAATVLFYFLTRTEHQEFLTYKSEKGERKKIELQDGSQVYLNGNSVLKVNKEFDEARQVMLEGEAFFEVKRNESLPFQIKTHQLTTTVLGTSFNINARYEANESVAVKSGKVMVASNRKEDEVIIEKGEQAIFDESNLSSSPIENEDLVFGWQSEKLVFFNETINGVAKRLENWYGVEVEVLSKTSKECLITGTYNNLTIDQLLEIIQYSTNINYTINEKKVIIINEGC; translated from the coding sequence ATGAATGATGAAAACCTAAATAAGAAGCGACTCAGACAGTTGGTCAATAAGCTTTTCAAAGCTCAGATAACCGAAGAAGAAAAGCAGTTGCTGGATGACTGGTACCTTTCCAAAGAGAAGGAGGAGCCAGTTGTTTATACAGATCTTTCTAAAGAGGAGTATAAAGAAAAGCTCTATCAAGCTACTTTGGATAAGATCAAAAAAGGAGATACCAAACGAAAAGGGGGCTTGACTTTTTTGACCAAGTTGGCCGCATCTGTCAGTATCATCTGTGTAGCCGCTACTGTATTGTTTTATTTTTTAACAAGAACTGAACATCAAGAATTTTTGACTTATAAAAGTGAGAAAGGAGAGAGGAAGAAAATTGAGCTTCAGGATGGGTCACAAGTTTATCTTAATGGTAATAGTGTGTTGAAAGTGAATAAGGAGTTTGATGAGGCCCGACAAGTCATGCTTGAAGGAGAGGCATTTTTTGAAGTGAAAAGAAACGAATCATTACCATTTCAGATAAAAACTCATCAGTTGACAACAACTGTCTTGGGTACTTCATTCAATATCAATGCAAGGTATGAGGCTAATGAATCCGTAGCGGTAAAGTCAGGTAAAGTTATGGTGGCCTCAAATAGAAAAGAAGATGAAGTCATAATAGAAAAAGGTGAGCAGGCCATTTTTGACGAAAGTAATCTATCTAGTTCTCCAATCGAGAATGAGGACCTTGTATTTGGATGGCAATCCGAAAAACTGGTGTTTTTCAATGAAACCATAAACGGGGTAGCTAAAAGGTTGGAAAACTGGTATGGTGTGGAAGTGGAAGTACTTAGCAAAACTTCAAAAGAATGTTTGATTACCGGGACTTACAATAACCTGACCATTGATCAGCTGTTAGAGATTATCCAATATTCAACCAATATAAATTATACCATCAATGAGAAAAAAGTAATCATTATTAATGAAGGATGTTAA